The following are encoded in a window of Flavobacteriales bacterium genomic DNA:
- a CDS encoding GtrA family protein, whose product MRRLDPRYLPESNKQLVKFGFIGVLAVLTDLSAYWVFLNTLPENAMPGALGNEALAKTMSFLCGLMVTYHLNKRWTWRRRDRNDRRLVKFMLTYGFSLLLNVGINSGLLHALHNWDLLAEVPNKYLVAFIGATGFCSAFNFMGQKFWIFRSREVPEAA is encoded by the coding sequence ATGCGAAGACTGGACCCCAGATACCTGCCCGAGAGCAACAAGCAGCTGGTGAAGTTCGGCTTCATCGGTGTGCTGGCCGTGCTCACGGATTTGTCCGCCTATTGGGTCTTCCTCAACACACTGCCGGAGAACGCCATGCCCGGCGCCCTGGGCAATGAGGCCCTCGCCAAGACCATGTCGTTCCTATGCGGGTTGATGGTGACCTACCACCTCAACAAGCGCTGGACCTGGCGCCGTCGCGACCGCAACGACCGCCGCCTGGTGAAGTTCATGCTCACCTACGGCTTCTCCCTGCTGCTGAACGTGGGCATCAATTCCGGCCTGTTGCACGCCCTCCACAATTGGGACCTGCTCGCCGAAGTGCCCAACAAGTACCTGGTGGCCTTCATCGGCGCCACAGGCTTCTGTTCGGCCTTCAATTTCATGGGCCAGAAGTTCTGGATCTTCCGGTCGCGGGAAGTGCCCGAAGCGGCCTGA
- a CDS encoding response regulator, whose product MPHVILVEDDALVRKLLEKRLIEAGWNVSALRDGRGLVPLLAEHPADLILLDLGLPYLDGLALVEEIRAQGIEVPVLVLTAYELPHLHATVRGTGANDLMTKPYDQEELLLRMRRLLAA is encoded by the coding sequence ATGCCGCATGTGATCCTGGTGGAGGACGACGCCCTGGTGCGCAAACTGCTCGAGAAGCGCCTTATCGAGGCCGGTTGGAACGTTTCCGCGCTGCGCGATGGCCGTGGGCTGGTCCCGCTCCTCGCCGAACATCCTGCGGACCTGATCCTGCTGGACCTGGGCCTGCCCTACTTGGACGGACTGGCGCTGGTGGAGGAGATCCGCGCACAAGGCATCGAGGTCCCCGTGCTCGTGCTCACCGCGTACGAACTGCCGCATTTGCACGCCACCGTGCGCGGCACCGGCGCCAACGACCTGATGACCAAGCCCTACGACCAGGAGGAGCTTCTGCTGCGCATGCGGCGCCTGCTCGCCGCTTGA
- a CDS encoding FAD-binding oxidoreductase: protein MSYHPDVILLGHGIAGAVLAETLLARGLRVHVYDRKLPGNASMAAAGVVNPLVLKRETPSWRAQELLPMAEACYRKMEQRLGAHLWHPMELVRLFPDEATAQRWDLAMRDPITSSFIDRREQPAVEAAPLRPCHGYGTAHRAAWLDVPAMLELQRRDLLKRGAFTESEISDADIEVHGTGIRVAGMDAQWLVRCTGAFKAMPGMVPVKGEGLTVRLSGLRMDRMLHRGVFLLPQGGEVYRAGATFQWDDVWSGPTDAAREGLLRKIDTMTPAPAQVLDHWSGVRPTSRDRRPIMGRTSAHEAVLNGLGSRGVLLAPWCADHLAGHLLDGAPLDPEVDVVRFTA from the coding sequence GTGTCCTACCATCCGGATGTGATCCTGCTGGGCCATGGCATCGCCGGTGCGGTGCTGGCAGAAACGCTGCTGGCGCGTGGACTTCGCGTGCATGTGTACGATCGCAAGCTGCCAGGCAACGCCTCCATGGCCGCCGCGGGTGTGGTGAATCCCTTGGTGCTGAAGCGCGAAACGCCGAGCTGGCGCGCACAGGAGCTGCTGCCGATGGCCGAAGCATGCTACAGGAAGATGGAGCAACGACTGGGGGCGCATCTCTGGCACCCCATGGAATTGGTGCGCCTGTTCCCTGACGAAGCGACAGCGCAACGATGGGACCTTGCGATGCGCGATCCGATCACCTCGTCCTTCATCGATCGTCGTGAGCAGCCGGCGGTGGAAGCGGCGCCGTTGCGGCCATGCCATGGATACGGCACCGCTCACCGCGCGGCCTGGCTGGACGTGCCGGCCATGCTGGAGTTGCAACGCCGCGACCTGCTGAAGCGCGGAGCGTTCACTGAAAGCGAGATCTCCGACGCGGACATCGAAGTCCATGGGACCGGGATAAGGGTCGCAGGGATGGACGCCCAGTGGTTGGTGCGCTGCACAGGGGCTTTCAAAGCGATGCCGGGCATGGTGCCCGTGAAGGGGGAGGGACTCACTGTGAGGCTGTCCGGATTGCGCATGGATCGCATGCTGCACAGGGGCGTATTCCTGCTGCCCCAGGGCGGGGAGGTCTATCGCGCGGGGGCCACCTTCCAATGGGACGATGTCTGGAGCGGCCCTACTGATGCGGCACGTGAAGGACTCCTTCGGAAGATCGACACCATGACACCCGCTCCGGCCCAGGTGCTCGACCATTGGAGCGGTGTCCGGCCCACCTCGCGCGATCGTCGTCCGATCATGGGCCGGACCTCGGCCCACGAAGCGGTGCTGAACGGGCTGGGTTCGCGCGGCGTGTTGCTGGCACCATGGTGCGCGGATCACCTCGCGGGACATCTGCTGGATGGAGCGCCCCTCGATCCCGAGGTTGACGTGGTGCGCTTCACAGCTTGA
- a CDS encoding DUF1684 domain-containing protein, with translation MVRLAIVAFLALCCHPGWSQQDPAWARRVNDFWASQDARFKDPRSTPLPAEDLKTFKTIDRYAPDARYRVTARFTSRQGPDFVMPTTGPKQPIYRSIGYLSFTVDGRTCRLNVYQNQDALKDPRYADHLFVPFTDLSNGESTYGGGRYIDLSGPLGASVELDFNVAYNPLCAYGTGYSCPIPPKENHLKVPIHAGARYKGH, from the coding sequence ATGGTGCGCCTTGCCATCGTAGCGTTCCTGGCCTTGTGCTGCCACCCGGGATGGTCCCAGCAGGATCCGGCCTGGGCCAGGCGTGTGAATGATTTCTGGGCCTCCCAGGACGCCCGCTTCAAGGACCCGCGCAGCACGCCGCTTCCCGCGGAAGACCTCAAGACCTTCAAGACCATCGACCGATATGCGCCGGATGCGCGCTACCGTGTCACGGCCCGATTCACCTCCCGCCAGGGGCCTGACTTCGTCATGCCCACCACCGGCCCCAAGCAACCGATCTACCGCAGCATCGGCTACCTCTCCTTCACCGTGGATGGCAGGACCTGCCGGCTGAATGTCTACCAGAACCAGGATGCGTTGAAGGACCCGCGCTATGCCGACCACCTCTTCGTCCCCTTCACCGACCTGTCCAACGGGGAGAGCACCTATGGCGGCGGTCGTTACATCGACCTCAGTGGTCCCTTGGGCGCTTCGGTGGAGTTGGACTTCAACGTGGCCTACAACCCTTTGTGCGCCTACGGCACCGGCTACAGTTGCCCAATTCCGCCCAAGGAGAACCACCTGAAGGTGCCGATCCATGCTGGAGCGCGGTACAAGGGCCATTGA
- the mce gene encoding methylmalonyl-CoA epimerase: protein MIRVEHIGIAVKDLEAAEELYTRLLGEGPYKREEVASEGVVTSFFRTGPNKIELLESTRPDGPIAKAIEKRGEGIHHIAFEVADIRAEMARLKAEGFVLLNEEPKPGADNKLVCFVHPKSAGGVLVELCQQRVATEIDG from the coding sequence ATGATCCGCGTGGAACACATCGGCATCGCCGTGAAGGACCTGGAGGCCGCCGAGGAACTCTACACCAGGCTGTTGGGTGAAGGACCCTACAAGCGCGAGGAGGTCGCAAGTGAGGGGGTGGTCACCTCCTTCTTCCGCACCGGACCCAACAAGATCGAGTTGCTGGAAAGCACCCGACCCGACGGACCCATCGCCAAGGCCATCGAGAAGCGCGGCGAAGGCATCCACCACATCGCTTTCGAGGTGGCCGACATCCGGGCCGAAATGGCGCGGTTGAAGGCCGAAGGCTTTGTGCTCCTCAACGAGGAACCCAAGCCCGGTGCCGACAACAAGCTCGTGTGTTTCGTGCACCCGAAGAGCGCGGGCGGGGTGCTGGTGGAGCTTTGCCAGCAGCGCGTAGCAACGGAGATCGACGGCTGA
- a CDS encoding HAD family phosphatase produces MYHGIDTLILDLGGVLIDVDYAATSRAFTRYGAPDFERSYSKAKQTDLFDRFEKGFLSPAGFRDEVRELIGAGLDDDAIDLCWNAMLGTIPPERMALVEALRGRYRLLLLSNTNAIHVPAFEAIIRRDLGIRDFKGRFHGAYYSCELGMRKPDAEIFHHVITAHDADPGRTLFIDDSIQHVEGARKAGLNAEHLVLAQEDVIGLSRRLGLIA; encoded by the coding sequence GTGTACCACGGCATCGACACGCTGATCCTCGACCTCGGTGGCGTGCTCATCGACGTGGACTATGCCGCCACCTCACGCGCGTTCACACGATACGGAGCACCGGACTTCGAGCGCTCCTATTCCAAGGCGAAACAGACCGACCTCTTCGATCGCTTCGAGAAGGGTTTCCTTTCACCGGCAGGCTTCCGCGATGAGGTCAGGGAACTCATCGGGGCCGGACTGGATGATGACGCGATCGACCTTTGCTGGAACGCCATGCTCGGCACCATCCCGCCGGAGCGCATGGCACTGGTGGAGGCCCTGAGGGGTCGTTACCGGCTGCTGCTGCTGAGCAACACCAACGCCATCCACGTGCCCGCTTTCGAGGCCATCATCCGGCGCGATCTCGGCATCAGGGACTTCAAAGGCCGCTTCCATGGCGCCTATTACAGCTGTGAGCTGGGCATGCGCAAGCCTGATGCGGAGATCTTCCACCATGTGATCACGGCGCATGATGCCGATCCCGGCCGCACCTTGTTCATCGACGACTCCATCCAGCATGTGGAGGGCGCCCGCAAAGCGGGACTGAACGCCGAACATCTCGTGCTTGCACAGGAAGATGTCATCGGCCTTTCCCGCAGGCTTGGTCTGATCGCCTGA
- a CDS encoding beta-lactamase family protein, which translates to MIKHLLAALLSLATWLAQGQTLPMDLMAIATQRGLIGMSVVATCGDQVTDVVHHGSRRLSPALPVTDDTRFRIASISKLVTAMGLMKLHEQGAFSLDDDVSPALGFTFRNPSHPNTPITYRMLLSHRASLQDGTGYANFLTATYNNAPPPPISQLVVPGGSWYTANMWRTEAPGSYFTYSNATYGIVGTLIEAHSGQRFDAYMRQHILLPMGIEGSFNIQDLDDIGQLATLYRNNIAQADNFGGVMPPAPNLSGYIIGSNGLYFAPQGGLRCSALELAQVLRLMHGEGTVDGVTILQPGTYATMVANEWQWNGTNGDNYYGLFRSWGLGAHRITATPGGDVVLPGILMLGHAGEAYGLISDLYLEPATGFGLVFITNGYTPGNNYTFGVNSAFYRVEEEVFAALGTHARPACLSTDIPDAGWTSPLRTRGRLVEWAGEGLATLEAFDATGRLVERATLNDEAPWLPGTNNLLLLRATDASGRTYHLKLP; encoded by the coding sequence ATGATCAAGCACCTGCTTGCCGCCCTGCTTTCGCTGGCCACATGGCTTGCCCAAGGGCAGACCCTGCCCATGGATCTCATGGCCATCGCCACGCAACGCGGCCTCATCGGCATGAGCGTGGTGGCCACCTGCGGCGACCAGGTGACCGATGTGGTGCACCACGGATCGCGCCGCCTTTCACCGGCCCTGCCGGTCACCGACGATACACGCTTCCGCATCGCCTCCATCAGCAAATTGGTGACGGCCATGGGGTTGATGAAACTGCACGAGCAGGGCGCCTTCAGCTTGGACGACGACGTGTCACCCGCGCTGGGCTTCACCTTCCGCAATCCCTCCCACCCGAACACGCCGATCACCTACCGCATGCTGTTGAGCCACCGGGCCAGCCTGCAGGACGGCACCGGCTATGCCAACTTCCTCACCGCCACATACAACAATGCGCCACCGCCGCCCATCAGCCAGCTGGTGGTGCCTGGCGGCAGCTGGTACACGGCCAATATGTGGCGCACCGAGGCCCCCGGCAGCTATTTCACCTACAGCAACGCCACCTACGGCATCGTCGGCACCCTGATCGAGGCCCACAGTGGCCAGCGGTTCGACGCGTATATGCGGCAGCACATCCTGCTTCCCATGGGCATCGAGGGTTCCTTCAACATCCAGGACCTGGACGACATCGGCCAATTGGCCACGCTCTACCGCAACAACATCGCGCAGGCCGACAACTTCGGCGGTGTGATGCCACCCGCCCCGAACCTCAGCGGATACATCATCGGCAGCAATGGCCTGTACTTCGCGCCACAGGGCGGTCTGCGTTGCAGTGCGCTGGAATTGGCGCAGGTGCTTCGGCTCATGCACGGCGAGGGCACCGTGGACGGTGTGACCATTCTGCAACCCGGCACCTACGCCACCATGGTGGCCAATGAATGGCAGTGGAACGGGACCAACGGCGACAACTACTACGGCCTGTTCCGCTCGTGGGGCCTGGGCGCGCATCGCATCACGGCCACCCCGGGGGGCGATGTGGTGCTGCCGGGCATCCTCATGCTGGGCCATGCCGGTGAGGCTTACGGCCTGATCAGCGACCTGTACCTGGAGCCCGCCACAGGCTTCGGCCTGGTGTTCATCACCAACGGCTACACCCCGGGCAACAACTACACGTTCGGCGTCAACAGCGCCTTCTACCGGGTGGAGGAGGAAGTGTTCGCCGCGCTGGGCACCCATGCCCGGCCAGCTTGCTTGAGCACGGATATCCCGGATGCGGGATGGACATCACCACTGCGCACACGCGGCCGCCTGGTGGAATGGGCGGGTGAAGGCTTGGCGACACTTGAAGCATTCGATGCCACGGGGCGTCTGGTGGAACGCGCGACGCTCAATGATGAAGCGCCCTGGCTGCCTGGCACCAACAACCTGCTCCTGCTGCGTGCCACGGACGCCAGTGGACGCACGTATCACTTGAAACTGCCCTGA
- the galE gene encoding UDP-glucose 4-epimerase GalE translates to MRGKVIVTGGAGFIGSHTVVELAQAGFLPVIVDDLRNSEERALDGIAAIIGRRPPLYRVDCVDADAMEGVFAEEGAVHGVVHFAADKAVGESVREPLKYYRNNIGSLVTLLEVMRAHAVDRIVFSSSCTVYGQPERLPVDESAPDRAANSPYGFTKMACEQMLRDQCVADPALRAVLLRYFNPIGAHPSAHIGELPLGVPNNLVPFVTQTAAGLRDRLTVFGDDYDTPDGSCVRDYIHVVDLARAHVRALTWMDGRGEAGCEVFNVGTGRGHSVLEVVRRFQEVNGVEMPWSMGPRRPGDVASVYADTTRCRTVLGWEAELGLDDALRDAWRWQCRLGGVRP, encoded by the coding sequence ATGCGGGGCAAGGTCATCGTCACGGGCGGTGCGGGGTTCATCGGTTCGCACACGGTGGTGGAACTGGCGCAGGCGGGTTTCCTGCCGGTGATCGTGGACGATCTGCGCAACAGTGAGGAACGCGCCCTGGACGGCATCGCGGCCATCATCGGCCGGCGGCCACCCCTTTACCGGGTGGATTGTGTGGATGCGGACGCCATGGAAGGTGTGTTCGCGGAGGAGGGCGCCGTGCATGGTGTGGTGCACTTCGCGGCCGACAAGGCCGTGGGCGAGAGCGTCCGCGAACCGCTGAAGTACTACCGCAACAACATCGGCTCGTTGGTGACGCTGTTGGAGGTGATGCGCGCGCACGCGGTGGACCGCATCGTCTTCAGCAGCAGCTGCACGGTCTACGGCCAGCCGGAACGATTGCCCGTGGACGAATCCGCACCCGACCGCGCCGCCAATTCACCCTATGGCTTCACCAAGATGGCATGCGAGCAAATGCTCCGCGACCAATGTGTGGCCGATCCGGCGCTGCGCGCGGTGCTCCTGCGCTACTTCAACCCCATCGGCGCGCATCCGTCGGCACATATCGGGGAGCTGCCATTGGGTGTGCCCAACAACCTGGTGCCCTTCGTCACGCAAACGGCCGCCGGGCTGCGCGACCGGCTCACGGTCTTCGGCGACGATTACGACACGCCCGATGGCAGTTGCGTGCGCGACTACATCCACGTGGTGGACCTGGCGCGTGCGCATGTGCGTGCGCTGACCTGGATGGACGGGCGCGGAGAAGCGGGTTGCGAAGTGTTCAATGTGGGCACCGGCCGCGGGCATAGCGTACTGGAGGTGGTGCGCCGCTTCCAGGAGGTGAACGGCGTGGAAATGCCCTGGTCGATGGGTCCGCGCAGGCCGGGCGATGTGGCCAGCGTCTATGCCGACACCACCAGATGCCGCACGGTGCTCGGCTGGGAAGCGGAGCTTGGTTTGGACGACGCGTTGCGCGACGCCTGGCGCTGGCAGTGCCGCCTGGGCGGGGTCAGACCATGA